The sequence below is a genomic window from Candidatus Bathyarchaeota archaeon.
GGTGCAATAAGACCTCGTTATTCAGTGAGAGCAACGGATATTGAAAAATGGGAGAAGATATACCTGCCAGCAAGGGACATAGGAGTGATCGCCATATCAACACCTCAAGGTGTAATTTCTCATAGGGAAGCTAAACAGAAAAAGATTGGAGGTTGCCTCCTAGCTTATGTCTACTGAGATCCCATCTAAGGTTATCGTACTCCCTGAAAACGTAACCGTCAATCTGGACGGAAAAAAAGTAGAGATAAGTGGAGAGAAGGGAAGAATTATTGAAGACTTTTCGCATGCACCCGTCTCAATAAGGGTTGAAGATCGAAAGATCATAATTTCCACATCTGAATATAGGAAAAAGAAAATCGCCATGATCGGCACGGTAAAGTCGCATATAAGCAACATGATAAAGGGTGTGACCAAAGGTTTTAGATACAGACTCAAGATAGTATACTCACATTTTCCTATTACCGTGAAGGTCGATCGAGATAAAATTCTAATCGAGAACTTCCTAGGCGAACGGAATCCTAGAATTGCAAAGATTGTCGGCGACGCAAAAGTGATGGTGAAGGGAGACGACATAATAGTTGAAGGCATAAACCTCAAGCATGTAAGCCAAACCGCCGCAAACATTGAACAGGCAACAAAAATAAAGGCAAGAGACCCGAGGAAATTCCTAGACGGAATATACATCTACGAGAAGTCGGAGGGGATTTATGATTGACAGAGAAGAGCAATGATTTAAAAGACCTGGTAGAAAAAAGAAAGAGGGAAAAAAAGAAGAACCCGAAGTTTAGAAGACAGGAGAGCTGGCGTTACAAGCGCCTAAAGGAAAACTGGAGAAGACCAAAAGGATTAGACAATAAGATGCGAAAGAAGGTTAAGGGCTGGCCCCAATCTCCCAACATTGGATATGGGGGACCGAAAAAATCTCGTGGACTGCATCCCTCATCATTGAAGGAGATCATCGTATTCAATGTTGATGACTTAGAAACTATACGTCCGGATGTTGAAGCGATCAGAATCGGGCACACAGTAAGTAAAAGAAAGAGAATCGAGATAATCAATAAGGCAAAAGAGAAGGGGATATATGTACTTAACCCCGGGGAATTTAGAGAACTCGAAAAACCAGTAGTCGAAAAACAAACATCATGAGGAAATATTAGGCTTAATTAAGGGGTGGGCGGCTTGACATTGAGAACTCAACGCAGAATGGCTGCTGAAATATTGAAGGTTGGAGAGTCTAGAGTATGGATAGATCCTGAAAAGGCAGACGAAGTTGAGATGGCAATTACAAGAGAAGAGATTAGAAAACTGATACATGAGAAGGTCATACGCAAGAAACCAGAAAGGGGGATAAGCAGATACAGAGCCCGGATATTAAGTGAAAAGAAGAAGAAAGGAAAGAGGCGTGGACCCGGTTGTAGAAGCGGATCCGAGAATGCTAGGTCGCCTTCAAAAGAGGCCTGGATGAAGAGAATAAGGGCGCAGAGGAGAAGGTTAAGAGAGCTGAAAGACAAGCGTATAATCACGGAAAATGTTTACCGAAAGCTATACCAGATCGCAAAAAGCGGAGGCTTCCGTTCAGTATCAGATATTGACCGATATATTGAAGCACACGGCTTAAGGAGAAGAAAGTAATGGCAAAAGACGCAAGCTATAATGTGCCATACCGCCGACGCAGAGAAGGAAAGACGGATTATAGGCTAAGGAAAGATTTGATACTATCCGGGCTTCCTAGAATTGTCATAAGAAAGACTAGAAAGTACATCATTGCACAAGTTATAAAAGCGACAGAAAAAGGTGACGAAGTAATAGCCTCATCTCATTCGCGTGAACTAAGAACAAAGTATGGATGGCTTGGAAACTGCGACAATCTACCAGCATCATATCTAACGGGACTAATTTGCGGGTACAGGGCGGTCCAGAAAGGTGTAAAAGAGGCTGTCTTAGACGTGGGGCTACAAAGACCTACCAAAGGCTCACGGATATTCTCGGCTCTGAAAGGTTTCACGGATGCGGGAGTAATGGCTCCATACGGCGAGGATGTCTTGCCATCTGAAAGTCGAATCTCCGGGGAGCATATAGCAAAATATGCCGAAAAATTGTCCCAGCAACCTGAATTATTCTCTAGAATATTCTCAGAATACTTATCAAGAGGTTTAAGACCAGAAGATATTCCTGAACATTTCCATGCGATCAAAGAAGCCATAATCTCATGTTTTGAAAAACAGACTTGAAATAATAAAGTTCCCCATTATTTAACTCTCAAGAATCAATCGTTAATTTTTAACTTGAAAGACTGGTCATTTATGATTACTCTCGTTCGTTACTCCCTTCGAGAGATCGATCTTCACGTGGTAAAGATCTCCCTCAACTCTGTACTGCATTGGGAATGAAGATTTCCTGAAAACACGCATCATCTTAATATTGTCTCTCATCACCCACGCTACGAAGCCTGAAATTCCCTTTTTTATAGCAACTTCAGCAAGATGCTTGAAGAGTATTGATCCTAAACCCTTATTCTGCCAATCATCCCTAACGACGAATGCTACTTCGGCCAGATCGCTGTTGGGGATTCGAGAATAACTTCCTATTCCAATTATGCTCTCTCCGCTCCTCTCTGAAATAGAGGCTACCAAGACCATCTCATTATTGTAATCTACAATCACGTATGGCCAGACTCTCTTTAGGGGAAAAGCCCTTAAAGAGCCGAAATAACGTTTAACGACGGCTTCCTTCGACAAAGAATAGAAGAGATGCTGTTTCATCGTTGCATCTGAAGGCTTGATCGGTCTAATCAAAACATCTGTACCATCCTTAAGGGTCACCCTTCTCTCAAGTTCCTCCGGATACTCAAGTTCGGGGAAGGGAAGAACTTCTTGAGGAACGTAATGTCGGCGTTTAGCCCACTCTAAGAGGCTGTTCCGGAATCTCGGATGAGCGATATTTATTATTGATAACGCTCTCTCTTTAATGCTCTTCCCCCTCAAATTCGCTATACCATACTCTGTCACCACGTAATCGACATCACCTCTTGTCAGAACAACGCCGGCGCCGCTGCTTAGATGAGGCTTTATTCTCGAAATCTTTCCCTCCTTTGCTGTTGAGGGTATAACGGTTATTGCCTTACCATTCTTCGCAAGCATCGCCCCCCTGATGAAGTCGGCCTGACCGCCAAGACCACTATAGAATCGATAACCCAAAGAGTCAGAGCAGACCTGTCCCGTCAAATCAATTTCAAGCGCCTGATTAATGGCAACCATCTTCTCATGCTGGCTTATCACTAACGGGTTATTGACATAATCTGACTCATAGAATTCAACCATTGGATTATTATCTATAAAATCGTATAATCGTCTAGTTCCCATAGCAAAAGATGCGATTATCTTTCCCCGGTTTATCGTCTTTTTTGCGCAAGTCACCACACCATCCTCAACTAGATCGACAACGCCTTCGGTGAGGAGTTCAGTATGTATGCCAAGATCCCTCTTATCTACCAGAGCATCCAATACCGAGTCTGGAATACTGCCTATGCCTATCTGCAAAGTTGACTCATCATCGACTAGCTGAGAAACATACCTAGCTATCCTCTCGGAAACTATGTCGCGTTCTCGACGCGGCATCTCTAGGATCGGCTCATCATGCTCAACAACGACGTCGATTTGGTTGACATGAATGAAGCTGTCGCCTAAAACCCTGGGCATCTCACGGTTCACTTGAGCGATCACAAGCTTCGCATTCTCTGCCGCTGTCTTAGTGATCTCAACTGAAACCCCGAGACTGCAGAAGCCATGCTCATCTGGCGGTGTCACCTGAATCAATGCAACATCGATGGGAATCATTCCTCTTCTAATTAGGCGAGGAAGATCTGAAAGGAAAACAGGTGTATAATCAGCTCTTCCTTGGGCAACAGCTTCACGCGTGTTAATCCCAACAAAGAAGGCGTTTAAACGAAATCTTTCCGAGTAGATAGGCCTCGTGTATGGAGCGACACCCAACGTATGTACATGTAGAATCTCATTATCTTCGAGATGACTTGCCTTTTCAACAAGTCCGTTGACCAAGTACTGCGGCTCCCCGCAAGCTGAACCTACGAAAATATGGTCACCAGTCCTAATCAGCTCAAGAGCTTCCTTTAACCCCATCTTCTTCTCGTCATAAGATCTCGATCGAAGCTCCTCCTTACTCTTCATACTTGTCAAGCACACTCATGTTAAATTCGAATACAAATAAACATTAAAACCGGCATAGATAAATATGAAGGAGCCGCGCCTAAATCATTAAAAACCCGACAGAAAAAGGTGATGGAGACAGGTGAGCCGATGGTCCTAGAGGCGTTCTTCAAACCAAGGTCGATCGCCGTTATCGGGGCGAGCAGAGAGCCCACAAAAGTTGGGCACAAAGTATTCAAGAATCTGCTTGACTCAGGCTTTCCAGGCGACGTCTTCCCAATTAACCCTCAAGCAGACCAAATATTAGGAGTAAAATGTTATC
It includes:
- a CDS encoding 50S ribosomal protein L32e — its product is MTEKSNDLKDLVEKRKREKKKNPKFRRQESWRYKRLKENWRRPKGLDNKMRKKVKGWPQSPNIGYGGPKKSRGLHPSSLKEIIVFNVDDLETIRPDVEAIRIGHTVSKRKRIEIINKAKEKGIYVLNPGEFRELEKPVVEKQTS
- a CDS encoding GNAT family N-acetyltransferase, producing the protein MKSKEELRSRSYDEKKMGLKEALELIRTGDHIFVGSACGEPQYLVNGLVEKASHLEDNEILHVHTLGVAPYTRPIYSERFRLNAFFVGINTREAVAQGRADYTPVFLSDLPRLIRRGMIPIDVALIQVTPPDEHGFCSLGVSVEITKTAAENAKLVIAQVNREMPRVLGDSFIHVNQIDVVVEHDEPILEMPRRERDIVSERIARYVSQLVDDESTLQIGIGSIPDSVLDALVDKRDLGIHTELLTEGVVDLVEDGVVTCAKKTINRGKIIASFAMGTRRLYDFIDNNPMVEFYESDYVNNPLVISQHEKMVAINQALEIDLTGQVCSDSLGYRFYSGLGGQADFIRGAMLAKNGKAITVIPSTAKEGKISRIKPHLSSGAGVVLTRGDVDYVVTEYGIANLRGKSIKERALSIINIAHPRFRNSLLEWAKRRHYVPQEVLPFPELEYPEELERRVTLKDGTDVLIRPIKPSDATMKQHLFYSLSKEAVVKRYFGSLRAFPLKRVWPYVIVDYNNEMVLVASISERSGESIIGIGSYSRIPNSDLAEVAFVVRDDWQNKGLGSILFKHLAEVAIKKGISGFVAWVMRDNIKMMRVFRKSSFPMQYRVEGDLYHVKIDLSKGVTNESNHK
- a CDS encoding 50S ribosomal protein L6, with the protein product MSTEIPSKVIVLPENVTVNLDGKKVEISGEKGRIIEDFSHAPVSIRVEDRKIIISTSEYRKKKIAMIGTVKSHISNMIKGVTKGFRYRLKIVYSHFPITVKVDRDKILIENFLGERNPRIAKIVGDAKVMVKGDDIIVEGINLKHVSQTAANIEQATKIKARDPRKFLDGIYIYEKSEGIYD
- a CDS encoding 50S ribosomal protein L19e, yielding MTLRTQRRMAAEILKVGESRVWIDPEKADEVEMAITREEIRKLIHEKVIRKKPERGISRYRARILSEKKKKGKRRGPGCRSGSENARSPSKEAWMKRIRAQRRRLRELKDKRIITENVYRKLYQIAKSGGFRSVSDIDRYIEAHGLRRRK
- a CDS encoding 50S ribosomal protein L18, translated to MAKDASYNVPYRRRREGKTDYRLRKDLILSGLPRIVIRKTRKYIIAQVIKATEKGDEVIASSHSRELRTKYGWLGNCDNLPASYLTGLICGYRAVQKGVKEAVLDVGLQRPTKGSRIFSALKGFTDAGVMAPYGEDVLPSESRISGEHIAKYAEKLSQQPELFSRIFSEYLSRGLRPEDIPEHFHAIKEAIISCFEKQT